A region from the Vicia villosa cultivar HV-30 ecotype Madison, WI linkage group LG3, Vvil1.0, whole genome shotgun sequence genome encodes:
- the LOC131658140 gene encoding F-box protein At5g07610-like, with the protein MAVSQEDIAYEIFSWLPAKIIFKFKLTCSSFSKFPEESPFKTKQSCNLLGMSDACFFLQHDQISQRYQKRIELHHLPKEQQLSGVPNNVLTFLSNSACILASSNGLLLCHTINEDPIELFICNPITKSCFFIPSPESFRKIHNFSTVNVMLDCSNSSSSDDYFILLLENTEEWSPTSYACNIYHGKEGVWKSMENNFLSGGRNMKFDMPVFYNGAVHFISHCSDYFMRSSPFYKPYIVSYNFEKGTSTILELPREAIKGFHIECDMGIFNWGKVTSFNSSICLVKLKKSVFSIWILKDYNSCSWKKILKVRANALGLEEKDAHVTGFTVMNGNILIFSTEHKIYSCGLDEETFMIVEEIGSHHCRSNPRFLSYSNTLRSCGTNDETMPC; encoded by the coding sequence ATGGCAGTCTCTCAAGAAGACATTGCTTATGAGATATTTTCTTGGTTACCcgcaaaaatcatttttaaatttaaattaacttGCAGTTCATTTTCTAAATTTCCAGAAGaatctcctttcaaaacaaagcaATCTTGTAATTTGTTAGGGATGAGTGATGCGTGTTTCTTCCTCCAACATGATCAAATAAGTCAGAGATATCAAAAAAGGATTGAGTTGCACCATTTACCTAAAGAGCAACAACTTTCTGGTGTTCCTAACAATGTTTTAACGTTCCTATCAAACTCAGCTTGTATTCTAGCTTCTAGTAATGGTTTGCTTCTTTGTCATACCATTAATGAAGATCCAATTGAATTGTTTATTTGCAATCCAATTACAAAGTCTTGCTTTTTCATTCCTTCTCCTGAGTCATTTAGAAAAATCCATAACTTTTCTACTGTAAATGTCATGTTAGATTGTTCTAACAGCTCTTCTTCTGATGACTATTTCATACTTCTTTTAGAAAACACAGAAGAATGGTCACCAACTAGTTATGCATGCAATATATATCATGGAAAAGAAGGCGTGTGGAAATCAATGGAAAACAACTTTTTAAGTGGTGGTAGGAATATGAAATTTGACATGCCGGTGTTTTACAATGGAGCCGTTCACTTCATCTCACATTGCTCGGATTACTTTATGAGATCGAGTCCTTTTTATAAGCCTTACATAGTGtcttataattttgaaaaaggaACTTCAACTATTCTTGAATTGCCGAGGGAAGCTATAAAAGGTTTTCACATCGAGTGTGACATGGGCATATTTAATTGGGGTAAAGTGACAAGTTTCAATAGTTCTATTTGTTTAGTGAAATTAAAAAAGTCTGTTTTTTCCATTTGGATTTTAAAAGATTACAACTCATGttcatggaaaaagattttgaaggtGAGAGCGAATGCATTGGGGTTAGAAGAGAAAGATGCTCATGTTACCGGATTTACTGTCATGAACggcaatattttaattttttctactgAACACAAGATTTATAGTTGTGGTTTGGATGAAGAAACATTCATGATTGTTGAAGAAATAGGCTCACACCATTGTAGATCCAATCCTCGTTTTCTTTCTTACTCAAACACTCTCCGTTCATGTGGGACTAATGATGAAACCATGCCTTGCTAG
- the LOC131658142 gene encoding uncharacterized protein LOC131658142, whose protein sequence is MNSLKRKRISAIIKKSKADMFLIQETKITSMEDGWAKSFWNSSEIGFSFSNSLGRSGGLITLWDRNKVEVVSSFKGDGYLGTKVEWKNSFYYIVNIYSSCLLSKKKELWKKLLELQDAFKDGEWILGGDFNVIKNSSERRERTVAVNHVEMDLFSEFIDESLLEDIPCKGKKFSWFSGDGKSMSRLDRFLVSSSIVSKWGVVGQLIGDRDISDHCPVWILKDNADWGPKPFRFNNEWFSLDSFLPFVEKEWKSMKVGGRGDFILKEKLRLLKDKLRRWNKEVFGKIELDMEDGVRDLNIADERLASFNDAFFYDNLALRKESSANFWRNLRLKENMLLQKSRVKWIKEGDSNSGFFHKMMKQRRRINHLGPIFTPDGVAESVEDVKGTVFSYFEHKFLETEETRPVVDGIFFNSINGMEVADLEKLFLEPEIKEAVWEL, encoded by the coding sequence ATGAATTCTCTTAAGAGGAAGAGAATTAGTGCTATCATTAAGAAATCTAAGGCGGACATGTTCTTGATTCAAGAGACTAAGATTACTAGTATGGAGGATGGTTGGGCTAAAAGTTTTTGGAACTCTTCGGAGATTGGGTTTTCCTTTTCAAACTCTTTGGGTAGGTCGGGAGGCTTAATCACATTATGGGATAGAAATAAAGTGGAGGTTGTGAGTAGTTTTAAAGGTGATGGGTACTTGGGCACTAAGGTGGAATGGAAGAATAGTTTCTATTACATTGTTAATATTtattcttcttgtcttttgagcAAAAAGAAGGAGTTGTGGAAGAAGCTTTTGGAGTTACAAGATGCCTTCAAAGATGGTGAGTGGATTTTGGGAGGGGACTTTAATGTCATTAAAAATTCTAGTGAAAGGAGAGAGAGGACGGTGGCGGTGAATCATGTTGAAATGGATCTTTTTTCGGAATTCATTGATGAAAGTCTTTTAGAGGACATCCCTTGCAAAGGCAAAAAGTTCTCTTGGTTTAGTGGGGATGGAAAATCCATGAGTCGTCTTGATCGCTTTCTTGTTTCTAGTAGTATTGTTTCTAAGTGGGGGGTGGTTGGTCAATTAATTGGTGATAGAGACATTTCGGATCATTGCCCGGTTTGGATTTTGAAAGATAATGCGGATTGGGGACCGAAGCCTTTTAGATTCAACAATGAGTGGTTCTCTCTTGATTCCTTCCTTCCTTTTGTGGAGAAAGAATGGAAAAGCATGAAGGTGGGAGGAAGAGGCGATTTCATTCTCAAGGAAAAACTCCGCTTACTAAAAGATAAATTAAGAAGGTGGAACAAAGAGGTTTTTGGGAAGATAGAATTGGATATGGAAGATGGAGTTCGGGACTTGAACATAGCCGACGAAAGGTTAGCTTCCTTTAATGATGCTTTTTTTTATGACAATCTAGCTTTGAGGAAGGAATCTAGTGCTAATTTTTGGAGGAATTTGCGGCTAAAAGAGAAtatgcttcttcaaaaatctAGAGTGAAATGGATTAAGGAGGGAGATTCTAATAGCGGTTTCTTTCATAAGATGATGAAACAAAGGAGAAGGATAAATCATTTAGGTCCCATTTTCACCCCGGATGGTGTGGCGGAGTCGGTTGAAGATGTCAAAGGTACGGTGTTTAGTTACTTTGAGCATAAATTTTTAGAAACGGAGGAGACTAGGCCGGTCGTGGATGGTATCTTTTTTAATTCTATCAACGGTATGGAAGTGGCGGATCTTGAGAAGCTTTTTCTAGAGCCCGAAATTAAGGAAGCGGTGTGGGAGTTGTAA